A genome region from Gadus chalcogrammus isolate NIFS_2021 chromosome 7, NIFS_Gcha_1.0, whole genome shotgun sequence includes the following:
- the chek1 gene encoding serine/threonine-protein kinase Chk1 has protein sequence MAVPFVQDWDLVQTLGEGAYGEVRLLVNRQTEEAVAVKVIDTSHAKECADNVRKEICIHKILSHSNIVRFFGNRKEGPTVYLFLEYCTGGELFDRIEPDVGMSEKDAHRFFQQLIAAVEYLHNIGIAHRDIKPENILLDDKDNLKLSDFGLATMFRHKGKERLLNRLCGTLPYLAPELLGQSDFYAMPADVWACGIVLTAMLAGELPWDQPRESCQEYTDWLQRKTYLPPWKKVQPSPLGLLSKLLMASPGERVSISDMKKDRWFTTGGNPPSDSHGSSKKILRTDAGSISRNKSDERMRFSSSQPDPPVLGRCFLEAVLSMGPTDGQVSFSQPTRTEHMLLGSQLLGTPGASQTPWQRLVRRMTRFFTTKNVDDSFSALRDTCESQGLAFKQTCTNQVTVSTQDKRNNKLIFKVHLFEMNKKVLLDFRLSKGDGLEFKRLFLKIKQGLSDIISPQKIPLAIT, from the exons ATGGCAGTGCCATTTGTGCAGGACTGGGACCTCGTACAGACTCTTGGCGAAGGAGCTTATGGAGA AGTTCGGTTACTAGTGAACCGGCAGACCGAGGAGGCGGTGGCGGTGAAGGTGATTGACACCTCTCATGCAAAAGAGTGTGCTGACAATGTTAGGAAAGAAATCTGCATCCACAAG ATTCTTAGTCATTCCAACATTGTGCGTTTCTTTGGTAATCGGAAGGAAGGCCCAACTGTCTATCTATTCCTTGAGTATTGTACTGGAGGGGAACTGTTCGACCGCATAG AACCTGACGTTGGAATGTCGGAAAAAGATGCCCATCGTTTTTTCCAGCAGCTGATCGCAGCTGTG GAGTACCTTCACAATATTGGCATCGCCCACAGAGACATAAAACCAGAGAACATTCTGTTGGATGACAAGG ATAACCTCAAGCTGTCAGACTTCGGCCTGGCCACCATGTTCCGTCACAAAGGGAAGGAGCGCCTGCTGAACAGGCTCTGTGGAACTCTGCCCTACCTGGCGCCGGAGCTcctcggccaatcagatttcTACGCTATGCCGGCGGACGTGTGGGCCTGCGGGATCGTACTGACGGCGATGCTCGCTGGAG AGTTGCCGTGGGACCAGCCCAGAGAAAGCTGTCAGGAATATACTGATTGGTTACAGAGGAAAACATACCTGCCACCATGGAAGAAGGTTCAACCAAGTCCTCTTG GTTTGTTGTCCAAGTTGTTGATGGCCAGTCCAGGGGAGCGTGTCAGCATCTCGGATATGAAGAAGGACCGTTGGTTCACTACAG GCGGGAACCCCCCCTCGGACTCTCATGGCTCTTCCAAGAAGATCCTTCGTACGGATGCTGGAAGCATCTCCCGGAACAAAAG CGATGAGAGGATGCGGTTCTCCAGCTCCCAGCCGGACCCCCCGGTTCTGGGAAGGTGTTTCTTGGAGGCGGTGCTCTCCATGGGCCCCACAGACGGGCAGGTCAGCTTCTCCCAGCCCACCCGAACGGAACACATGCTGCTGGGGAGTCAGCTGCTGGGCACACCCGGAGCCAGCCAG ACGCCCTGGCAAAGGTTGGTGCGCAGAATGACGCGCTTCTTCACAACGAAGAACGTCGACGACTCCTTCTCTGCCCTGAGGGACACCTGCGAGAGCCAAGGACTCGCATTCAAACAAACCTGTACCAATCAG GTGACTGTTAGCACGCAGGATAAACGCAACAATAAGCTCATCTTCAAGGTCCATCTGTTCGAGATGAATAAGAAAGTGCTTCTGGATTTCAGACTATCCAAG GGCGACGGTCTGGAGTTCAAACGTCTCTTCCTGAAGATCAAACAGGGGCTCAGTGACATCATCAGCCCTCAGAAGATCCCTCTAGCGATCACATAA